Proteins encoded in a region of the Coriobacteriia bacterium genome:
- a CDS encoding YtxH domain-containing protein, with the protein MSKSGFLGFIAGTVTGAALGLVAGILMAPRAGAETRTMVGEAATDAWGNVVDAYKQGVDQVSSDVDAKSDELREKVDQARARMDQIRSSLSENVNQVAEKVNSAVQGVKDAAEQAGHTVEAQGVEVSEPAATPAN; encoded by the coding sequence ATGAGCAAGAGCGGATTTCTCGGCTTCATCGCCGGCACGGTGACGGGCGCTGCCCTCGGCCTCGTCGCGGGCATCTTGATGGCCCCGCGCGCTGGCGCCGAGACGCGCACGATGGTTGGCGAGGCGGCAACGGACGCCTGGGGCAACGTCGTGGATGCTTACAAGCAGGGCGTCGACCAGGTGAGCAGCGATGTCGACGCAAAGAGCGACGAGCTGCGCGAGAAGGTCGACCAGGCGCGCGCTCGTATGGATCAGATCCGTTCGTCGCTCAGCGAGAACGTGAACCAGGTGGCCGAGAAGGTTAACTCTGCGGTCCAGGGCGTCAAGGACGCTGCCGAGCAGGCGGGGCACACGGTCGAGGCGCAGGGCGTCGAGGTCAGCGAGCCCGCAGCGACGCCCGCCAACTAG